In one Melopsittacus undulatus isolate bMelUnd1 chromosome 4, bMelUnd1.mat.Z, whole genome shotgun sequence genomic region, the following are encoded:
- the LOC117435997 gene encoding olfactory receptor 5F1-like, translated as MAWENWTTVTEFVFKGFTDCLDFQVTLFVLFLLIYVTTVIGNLSIIAAVWLDSQLQTPMYFFLGHLSFLDLCYSSVVTPKMLLSLLSERKTISFAGCFLQLYFYAAFVITECYLLAGMAYDRYVAICNPLRYSILMSKKVCVSLLAGSYAVGLSNSAIFTGFALRLPFCGPNVIDHFFCDGPPLSKLACSDTSLNQMLLFAFGGFNKVTTISVILISYGHILFTVLRTGSVLGKAFGTCASHLMVVTIFYGTLIFMYLRPSSSYNLGRDKIVSVFYTMVTPMLNPFIYSLRNKEVKNALKRTVGRMVISLPKG; from the coding sequence ATGGCTTGGGAAAACTGGACTACGGTGACAGAGTTTGTTTTCAAGGGGTTCACAGATTGCCTTGACTTCCAGGTTACCctctttgtgcttttcctgctcATCTATGTCACCACTGTGATAGGAAACCTTAGCATCATTGCTGCAGTCTGGCTTGATTCCCAGCTTCAaacccccatgtacttcttcctcgGCCACTTGTCCTTCTTGGATCTGTGCTACTCCTCTGTGGTGACACCCAAAATGCTGCTGAGCCTCTTGTCTGAAAGGAAGACTATTTCTTTTGCtggctgcttcctgcagctctaTTTCTATGCTGCTTTTGTAATCACAGAGTGCTACCTCCTGGCTGGGATGGCATATGACCGTTATGTTGCCATCTGCAACCCCTTGCGTTACTCCATCCTCATGTCCAAGAAGGTCTGTGTTTCCCTCTTAGCCGGGTCCTATGCAGTTGGGCTTTCTAATTCAGCCATCTTCACAGGCTTTGCATTGAGGTTGCCCTTCTGTGGCCCCAATGTcattgaccacttcttctgCGATGGGCCACCACTCTCAAAGTTGGCTTGCTCTGATACTTCCCTCAATCAAATGTTGCTATTTGCTTTTGGGGGCTTCAATAAGGTCACCACAATATCAGTCATCCTCATCTCCTATGGCCACATCCTCTTCACCGTCCTGAGGacaggctctgtgctgggcaAAGCTTTTGGTACCTGTGCATCGCACCTAATGGTTGTTACCATCTTCTATGGGACCCTTATCTTCATGTACCTACGGCCCAGTTCCAGCTACAACCTGGGCAGGGACAAAATAGTTTCTGTCTTTTACACCATGGTGACCCCAATGTTGAACCCCTTCATCTACAGCTTGAGGAACAAGGAGGTAAAGAATGCTCTGAAGAGAACAGTGGGGAGAATGGTTATTTCCCTGCCAAAGGGGTAA